The genomic window TAGCTTGGTTTTTGTCATTTATTGAGTCGCATAAACCTTCAATAAAAAAATCTTCGACACGAGTTTCCAAAGCGATTACGCCTTGACCTGGGGCCGGACAAAAAGTAAAAGGATCGAATCGATAGGAAATCAAATTTTGAAGGCCAAGACGGAGAAGGCCTGCTTCAGACAAAATAAGACCGTCAAAAGTCTCGTTTTCAAGCTTTTCAATTCGTGTCAGAACATTTCCTCTGATATCCAAAGTTTGAAGATCAGGTCTAATTTTTTTTAAAAGAGCCCTTCGTCTCATACTTCCTGTCGCAATCCTTGAACCTAAAGGAAGCTCATCTAAAGAATCTAATTTTTTTTTAGTGAGAAGAACATCATTTACTGCTTCCGCTTGTAAAAAAGCTGAAAGTTTAAGCTCCGGCATAAGAGAGGAGGTAATGTCTTTAAGGCTGTGAACCGCAATATCAATCCGATTTTCCAATAAGGCCCATTCAAGCTCTTTTATAAAGACATTTTTTCCACCTATCTCGGATAGGGGGCTTGTGAGGTCAAGGTCTCCTTTTGTAGAAATTGGGATAATAAGAAATTCCAAATCAGGATAAGCGATTCTTAGTTTTTCTTTGACAATATGGCTTTGTGCCAAAGCAAGCTTTGATCCCCTTGTTCCTAAACGAACGGTTTTCATTCCCTTTTTTATCCCTATTTTTTTTAAAACCCAAGTTCCCGGCGTATGACAGTTCATATACAAATTATTTTCTCCCCAGGAGCCTTGCAAAACCTAAGTACGTCATATTTAAATATGGCGGACAAAAGAATTTGAATATGAGCCATTAGCTGTAGCAACTTGGGTTTAAAGCGCCTATAATATAAGATTTATCTTTTCGAAACTACGAGCTTCCTTTAAAAAAAGAAATTATTGATAAGGGATGCTTTTTTTAAAATAAAAAGGTTCCAAGTGGCAGTCAAAATCAAATCCAAAATTATTTTTTCTTGTTCAGATTGCGGGGCTACCCAAAATAAATGGTCCGGCCAATGCTCGACTTGCCACAATTGGAATACCTTAAAAGAAGAGGTGGAGCTCGTAAATCCTGTTAACCGGTTTTTAACTGAAGTTCCTAAATCTAAACCTGTTACTTTAAAAGAAGTCGATCCTAAGGAAGTGCATCGGATTCAAACAAATGTTCAGGAACTCGACCGGCTATTTGGAGGCGGGGTCACTCTTGCTTCCCTAACTTTAATTGGAGGGGATCCCGGGATTGGTAAATCGACCTTGCTCTTGCAATTATCTAATATTATGGCAAAAAAACCATTAAAAGTTCTTTACGTATCAGGAGAAGAGTCTGTTGATCAAATCGCCATGCGCGCAAGAAGACTAAACGTTGATTCTGAAAACCTTTTTTTGCTTGCGGAGACCAACTACAATCAGATCGTCACCCATGTGCAAACTTTAAATCCCGATGTTTTAATTATTGATTCCATTCAAGTGATATACAAAACAGATGTCGCCTCTTCTCCAGGTTCGCCTACACAGATAAGGGAAACCGCCTCTGACCTTATGCACTTATCAAAAGGGAGGGGAATGACGACTTTTATTATCGGCCATGTGACAAAAGGCGGAGAAATAGCAGGCCCTAAGCTTTTAGAGCATCTTGTCGATACGGTTTTATATTTTGAGGGAGATAAGCAGCAAAATTTAAGAATTATAAGAGTCGTAAAAAATCGATTTGGCCCAACCGATGAAATTGCAGTCTTTCAAATGCTAAAAGGAGGCCTTGCAGAAGTTTCTTGCCCATCCAAACTCTTTTTAGAAGAACGCATCTTAAAATCTCCGGGTTCGGTTGTTTCGTCTGCCATGGAGGGCACTCGAACCATTCTTCTTGAAGTGCAAGCGCTTGTTACGGAAACGGCTTTTGCAACTCCTTCAAGGCGTTTTTCCGGCCTTGACAATAATCGGGTTTCTTTACTTCTTGCTGTTTTAGAAAAAAAATTAAAATTACCGCTTTTTAAATGCGATGTTTTTGCTTCGGTTGCAGGCGGCATGAAAGTATTTGAGCCGGCTTTAGATCTGGCTCTCATTCTTGCCATAGCAGCCTCATTTAAAAATAAAGCGATTGACTCAAGCACACTTGTGGCAGGAGAAGTGGGTCTTGCAGGGGAGGTCCGCGCGATTCAAAGGATTGAAAGCCGCGTAAAAGAAGCCATCCAAATGGGTTTTAAAAAAATGATAATTCCCAAAAGAAATGTAAAAGGCGTTTCTCAAGATAATCAAAAAGGCATTACACTAGTTGGCGTTGAAACACTGGATGAGGCGATTCAAGCGGCTTTTAATTAGATTTTTTGGTGGAGTTACCAAGCGCCTTCAAGCTGCATTTTCTCATTATTTTTTTCCGCAGTTTTTTCGGTAAGAAGGGGATGGGTTTTAAGGTATTCTTTAATTTGCTCTATCCTTAAATCAGGGTCCGGGTGCGTTTGAAAGATTTCGGGGACTTGGCCGCTGCCTCCGCCGCTACTTTCTTTAAGCACTTGCATCACTTTTATTAGCGATTTTGGATCAAATCCGCCTTGTGCTAAAAGCTTTAATCCCCAAATATCGGCTTCCGATTCATCTTGGCGGCTATACCTAAGCTGTATAATTTGATCGACCATGCGAGCGATTTGGGTGGGGTCCATCGAACCCCCGCTCCCGCCAACACCTGTTCCAAAGGCGATAGTCAAAAATTGACCCAATTGTTTGGTTGCAAGCTGTTCGGCTGTATGCCGCTCGATCACATGACCCATTTCATGCCCCAAAACACCGGCAAGTTCAGCTTCGTTTTGCAACTTCTTATAGAGGCCTAGGGTAATGAAAATTTGGCCCCCGGGCAACGCAAAAGCATTGACCGTTTGATCATCGGCAAGTAAATGAAACTTAAATTGCCAAGGGCTATTTTTAGCTATGCTATGTTGTACGAGGTATTGCCCTACTTTAGAGACTTGCTGGGCTCTAGGGTCGCTTTCAGGCAACTCACCCCCCATTTCATAAGCCATTTGAGGGGCCGATTGCAAACCTAGTGAAATTTCTTGGTCCGGGGAGAG from Criblamydia sequanensis CRIB-18 includes these protein-coding regions:
- the hemC gene encoding hydroxymethylbilane synthase is translated as MNCHTPGTWVLKKIGIKKGMKTVRLGTRGSKLALAQSHIVKEKLRIAYPDLEFLIIPISTKGDLDLTSPLSEIGGKNVFIKELEWALLENRIDIAVHSLKDITSSLMPELKLSAFLQAEAVNDVLLTKKKLDSLDELPLGSRIATGSMRRRALLKKIRPDLQTLDIRGNVLTRIEKLENETFDGLILSEAGLLRLGLQNLISYRFDPFTFCPAPGQGVIALETRVEDFFIEGLCDSINDKNQAIKSKTELSFLERVHFDCSAPLGLYAYLEGKEHIKLFGFLASEKMDRYIEETLCFPIEERLDAAKVLSELFLNWRKST
- the radA gene encoding DNA repair protein RadA codes for the protein MAVKIKSKIIFSCSDCGATQNKWSGQCSTCHNWNTLKEEVELVNPVNRFLTEVPKSKPVTLKEVDPKEVHRIQTNVQELDRLFGGGVTLASLTLIGGDPGIGKSTLLLQLSNIMAKKPLKVLYVSGEESVDQIAMRARRLNVDSENLFLLAETNYNQIVTHVQTLNPDVLIIDSIQVIYKTDVASSPGSPTQIRETASDLMHLSKGRGMTTFIIGHVTKGGEIAGPKLLEHLVDTVLYFEGDKQQNLRIIRVVKNRFGPTDEIAVFQMLKGGLAEVSCPSKLFLEERILKSPGSVVSSAMEGTRTILLEVQALVTETAFATPSRRFSGLDNNRVSLLLAVLEKKLKLPLFKCDVFASVAGGMKVFEPALDLALILAIAASFKNKAIDSSTLVAGEVGLAGEVRAIQRIESRVKEAIQMGFKKMIIPKRNVKGVSQDNQKGITLVGVETLDEAIQAAFN
- a CDS encoding M48 family metallopeptidase, with amino-acid sequence MGLFDPSGNRDPYRNRNPYSYSNQDPYADQDPYSRGRGGGQGPYGGSPGSGLKWRLIMAFGIAIVGLFMYWSQVQENPVTGEKQHVSLSPDQEISLGLQSAPQMAYEMGGELPESDPRAQQVSKVGQYLVQHSIAKNSPWQFKFHLLADDQTVNAFALPGGQIFITLGLYKKLQNEAELAGVLGHEMGHVIERHTAEQLATKQLGQFLTIAFGTGVGGSGGSMDPTQIARMVDQIIQLRYSRQDESEADIWGLKLLAQGGFDPKSLIKVMQVLKESSGGGSGQVPEIFQTHPDPDLRIEQIKEYLKTHPLLTEKTAEKNNEKMQLEGAW